ATCTAAATTTGTAATTTTTATACTTGAACCAGCTTTGCCAAATAAAACCCAGTCATTCTGTACCAGAGGCCCAACCCATTTAAAGTTTTTTTCGCGATCTGGTGTACGAGTTGTAGAGTAAGCAACCGTATTGCTTTCTTCGCTGGCCATTTTAACCGAACGCGCCCAAGGAAATACTTCAATTTTATATTCTATTTTTTCTCGCTTAAATAATTCTTCAATTATTTCTGTAGAAATACCTTTTATTTTTGAATTTTCTTCCATATTAAATGGAGGATAGTTTTCTGTTACAACAGTTAATTTGGTTGATGAATAACAAAAACTATGATAAATTAAATTAATTGTTAGTAGCAAAATAATTCTTTTTATTATCATATTACATATTGCCTTTCTAGAAAAAAAATAAAATAGTTTAGAAATTTAAATTTTTAAATTTGCTAACAAATAAAATGCATGACTCCAAGCCAATGGCATAACCCAAACGGGTGTTCCATCAAAAGAATTGACTTGTTCAGAAAAAAATCCAGCTTGATTACTTAAATTTATAGTTTTTAAAAATATATCTTCTGATAAAATATTATATTCGGAAAAATTTTTTGCCAGTTCTTTTGCTGCAATCGCCATCCAAAATCCAGAGAGTATCCAACTATTACCTCCCATATAACTATCATTTTCATAACGCAAAGAAGCATATTCTTTGCTAAGATTTTCGCAACAAAATTTAAATATTGATAATTTAATTGAATCTTCAATAGGAAACTCATAAACTGGAAAAATACATGATAACAAAGAAATATCTGCTCGTAAATCTCTATTATGATGCGGATCAATGGAACGTGCAAATCGTTTTTGATTATTGACATAAAGTTGATTTGTACAAAATTTAATACAATCTCTCATTGCATTTTTAATCTTATTTTCCATTTTAGGAAAATAAGATAAACTACGATTTAACGCTCCGTATGCACACACATGCGAATAAAAGTGCAATCCGTAGTGTTCTTCCCAAAGATCAAACCCAAACTGCAAAGACCCAATTTCTGCAAAATCATGAATTAGTTTTAGAATTCCATTGTGAATAGAATGCAACATAATCTCATTTTTCTCGTGTTTTAAAAACTCTAGCATTACGATTATTGTTAAACCGAGTTGATCAGCCTGCAGATTACACCAACTCGGCGCTTTGCTCCCAGAGCATTCGTATCTTTGAAAAAAATCACCATTTTGCAATTGCACCTTTGCTAAAAAAAGTAAAATAGATTTTGCTTCAGCAAGACAATTATTTTCAATTAAGCTCAACGCACAAAAAGCGGCATCACGAGGCCAAACAAAGCCATATCCACCACTATTTCTAAAATCTAAATCACATTCTGGTGCAGCAACAATACCTCCAGAAATATCAATCAATCCTTTTAAAACACACAACGAAACTTTTTTTAAATAATTTCTTTTATCAAAATGAGAAAGCTCTTTAGGTCGCAATAATTCTATGTTGTCTTTTTTTACTTTTTGTAATATTTTGGATTTTTGATTATTAAAAAATACTAAAAATGTTTGCTCGAGTTCTTCTT
This region of Spirobacillus cienkowskii genomic DNA includes:
- a CDS encoding ABC transporter substrate-binding protein; protein product: MIIKRIILLLTINLIYHSFCYSSTKLTVVTENYPPFNMEENSKIKGISTEIIEELFKREKIEYKIEVFPWARSVKMASEESNTVAYSTTRTPDREKNFKWVGPLVQNDWVLFGKAGSSIKITNLDDAKKYVVGGYNGDATAEYLLSQNFIKGKNLILATNDKQNALKLAEGKIDLWATGSQIGFWFAKQENIGKIVPLFTFKQVDLYAAFNLQTDIALIKKFNATLALMRKDGFIAKIYDKYK
- a CDS encoding glycoside hydrolase family 15 protein codes for the protein MPENYSSITTSENIVACLGEDAQLKALFWPHKDSRHSHLEFSICGFAINGESVWLDPCRDNLQLNCDPENNLIIAQWSINHIAMPGCKVKKICSAYNTYYKENWEIHVPKELAAEKIIFWVLSSWKMKGEKRFQTVFTETGEDFIFAFSGKYWAIIGACDDACYPQFQAVRAIHHQPDKSLGEVVNHFLTDPNNFRRIEMGQVYAAAYTQPLLLKPKDNTENMFKSEINIFYGLGHSQEELEQTFLVFFNNQKSKILQKVKKDNIELLRPKELSHFDKRNYLKKVSLCVLKGLIDISGGIVAAPECDLDFRNSGGYGFVWPRDAAFCALSLIENNCLAEAKSILLFLAKVQLQNGDFFQRYECSGSKAPSWCNLQADQLGLTIIVMLEFLKHEKNEIMLHSIHNGILKLIHDFAEIGSLQFGFDLWEEHYGLHFYSHVCAYGALNRSLSYFPKMENKIKNAMRDCIKFCTNQLYVNNQKRFARSIDPHHNRDLRADISLLSCIFPVYEFPIEDSIKLSIFKFCCENLSKEYASLRYENDSYMGGNSWILSGFWMAIAAKELAKNFSEYNILSEDIFLKTINLSNQAGFFSEQVNSFDGTPVWVMPLAWSHAFYLLANLKI